The proteins below are encoded in one region of Halogranum gelatinilyticum:
- a CDS encoding acyl-CoA mutase large subunit family protein → MFDPDDLEKIRSAQDEWEEETLDPTLERFGEREEEFTTDTGGQTVDRLYTPDDVGDLDYLDDVGFPGEEPYTRGVYPTMHRGRLWTMRQYAGMGTAAETNERFRYLIDNGSSGLSMAFDLPTQMGYDSDAAMSAGEVGKSGVAIDTLEDMERVFEGIPLDEVSTSMTINAPASVLLAMYIAVGDKQDVDRGELRGTIQNDVLKEYVARNTYIYPPAASMRIITDIFEFCAEETPKFNTISISGYHIREAGSTAAQEIAFTLGNGIQYVEAAIDAGLDVDEFAPQLSFFFNAHNNILEEAAKFRAARRMWAKIMEDRFGAENPKSKQLKFHTQTGGSTLTAQQVENNVVRVAYQALAAVLGGTQSLHTNGKDEALSLPTEQSVRTALRTQQILAHESGAADTIDPLAGSYYVESLTDDLEEEAFEILDEIDERGGMLDAIENQYVQREIQDVAFDRQREIEDEERIIVGVNKYEVDEEEEMDIEEVAEEEEQKQVEAVEAVRERRDSEAVEAALDDLRAAAEGDGNVLPPIVDAVKAYATVGEICNVMRDVFGEYQQGY, encoded by the coding sequence ATGTTCGACCCCGACGACTTGGAGAAGATCCGCTCCGCGCAAGACGAGTGGGAAGAGGAGACCCTCGACCCGACGCTGGAGCGGTTCGGGGAGCGCGAGGAGGAGTTCACGACCGACACCGGCGGTCAGACCGTCGACCGGCTCTACACGCCCGACGACGTGGGCGACCTCGACTACCTCGACGATGTCGGCTTCCCCGGCGAGGAACCGTACACACGTGGCGTCTACCCGACGATGCACCGCGGCCGCCTGTGGACGATGCGGCAGTACGCGGGCATGGGCACCGCCGCCGAGACCAACGAGCGGTTCCGCTACCTCATCGACAACGGCTCCTCGGGGCTGTCGATGGCGTTCGACCTGCCGACGCAGATGGGCTACGACTCCGACGCCGCGATGTCGGCGGGCGAGGTCGGGAAGTCCGGCGTCGCCATCGACACGCTCGAAGACATGGAACGCGTCTTCGAGGGCATCCCGCTCGACGAGGTGTCGACGAGTATGACCATCAACGCGCCCGCCTCCGTCCTGCTGGCCATGTATATCGCCGTCGGCGACAAGCAGGACGTCGACCGCGGAGAGTTGCGAGGAACCATCCAGAACGACGTGCTGAAGGAGTACGTCGCGCGCAACACCTACATCTACCCGCCCGCGGCATCGATGCGCATCATCACGGACATCTTCGAGTTCTGCGCCGAGGAGACGCCGAAGTTCAACACCATCTCCATCTCGGGGTACCACATCCGCGAGGCCGGGTCGACGGCGGCCCAGGAGATCGCCTTCACGCTCGGAAACGGCATCCAGTACGTCGAAGCTGCCATCGACGCCGGACTCGACGTCGACGAGTTCGCGCCGCAGCTCTCCTTCTTCTTCAACGCCCACAACAACATCTTGGAGGAAGCAGCGAAGTTCCGCGCGGCCCGCCGGATGTGGGCCAAGATCATGGAGGACCGCTTCGGCGCGGAGAATCCCAAGTCCAAGCAGCTCAAGTTCCACACCCAGACCGGCGGGTCGACGCTGACGGCCCAGCAGGTCGAGAACAACGTCGTCCGTGTCGCCTACCAGGCACTCGCGGCCGTCCTCGGCGGGACGCAGTCGCTCCACACCAACGGGAAGGACGAGGCGCTGTCGCTGCCGACCGAGCAGTCCGTCCGGACGGCACTCAGAACGCAGCAGATTCTCGCCCACGAGTCCGGCGCGGCCGACACCATCGACCCGCTGGCGGGCAGCTACTACGTCGAGTCGCTGACCGACGACTTGGAGGAGGAAGCCTTCGAGATTCTCGACGAGATCGACGAGCGCGGCGGGATGCTCGACGCCATCGAGAACCAGTACGTCCAGCGGGAGATTCAGGACGTCGCCTTCGACCGCCAGCGCGAAATCGAAGACGAGGAGCGAATCATCGTCGGCGTCAACAAGTACGAAGTCGACGAGGAAGAGGAGATGGACATCGAGGAAGTCGCCGAAGAAGAGGAGCAGAAACAGGTCGAAGCAGTCGAGGCCGTCCGCGAGCGACGCGACAGCGAGGCCGTCGAGGCCGCACTCGACGACCTCCGGGCAGCCGCAGAGGGCGACGGAAACGTCCTGCCGCCCATCGTCGACGCGGTGAAGGCCTACGCGACAGTCGGCGAGATCTGCAACGTCATGCGCGACGTGTTCGGCGAGTACCAGCAGGGGTACTGA
- a CDS encoding isochorismate synthase: MGAPQRDPATVSDGLVSRAVQISPPPFRAVLADADAPRTVWSAPDEATVVGSGTAATLTADGPDRFQRIRDRAEALFATGDVHAGTEAACPRLFGGFAFHDDGAERPPWTDFPGARFVFPRVQVTYADNGTWLTVNAVGPDVTPEAVEDRLEQERDRLESLPDPGPVCDPPGVRDRTRTTDLDDWRAGVDAAVSRIRSGELRKVVLAQALECSLDSELSIPDILDRLAGKYPDCHRFLVEPVSGDASFFGATPERLVTLHGRTVETGALAGTTGRGETPAEDEWLAEELMDSEKNVHEHELVADAIRDQLSPFTASMSTGNRTVRRLATVQHLWTPITAELAGDQHVLDLVEALHPTPAVGGLPPEKALDTIRDTEPFDRGWYAAPVGWIDAAGNGSFAVALRSAVASGDVATLFAGVGVVADSDPDREWDEVQLKYRPILDELEN, encoded by the coding sequence ATGGGAGCGCCGCAACGCGACCCGGCGACCGTCTCCGATGGCTTGGTCAGCCGGGCTGTGCAGATTTCACCGCCACCGTTCCGGGCAGTTCTCGCCGACGCCGACGCGCCGCGGACGGTCTGGAGTGCCCCCGACGAGGCGACGGTCGTCGGCAGTGGCACGGCCGCGACACTCACCGCAGACGGTCCCGACCGCTTCCAGCGTATCCGCGACAGAGCGGAGGCGCTGTTCGCCACCGGAGACGTCCACGCCGGGACGGAGGCAGCCTGCCCCCGACTTTTCGGCGGCTTCGCCTTCCACGACGACGGGGCCGAACGCCCCCCGTGGACCGACTTCCCCGGCGCGCGCTTCGTCTTCCCGCGCGTGCAGGTGACCTACGCCGACAACGGCACGTGGCTCACGGTCAACGCCGTCGGCCCGGACGTCACCCCCGAGGCCGTCGAGGACCGCCTCGAACAGGAGCGCGACCGCCTCGAGAGCCTCCCGGACCCCGGCCCGGTCTGTGACCCGCCGGGCGTCCGCGACCGCACCCGCACCACCGACCTCGACGACTGGCGCGCCGGTGTCGACGCCGCCGTCTCGCGAATCCGGTCGGGCGAACTCCGGAAGGTCGTCCTCGCGCAGGCACTGGAGTGCTCGCTCGACTCCGAACTCTCGATTCCGGACATCCTCGACCGGCTCGCGGGCAAGTATCCCGACTGCCACCGGTTCCTCGTCGAACCCGTCTCCGGCGACGCCAGCTTCTTCGGCGCGACGCCCGAGCGGCTCGTGACGCTCCACGGCCGGACTGTCGAGACGGGCGCGCTCGCCGGGACGACCGGCCGCGGGGAGACCCCCGCCGAGGACGAGTGGCTCGCCGAGGAACTGATGGACTCCGAAAAGAACGTCCACGAACACGAACTCGTCGCCGACGCCATCCGCGACCAGCTCAGCCCCTTCACGGCGTCGATGTCGACGGGTAACCGGACCGTCCGCAGGCTGGCGACGGTCCAACATCTCTGGACGCCCATCACCGCCGAACTCGCTGGCGACCAGCACGTCCTCGACCTCGTGGAGGCACTCCATCCGACCCCTGCCGTCGGCGGACTGCCACCCGAGAAGGCACTCGACACGATTCGTGACACCGAACCCTTCGACCGCGGCTGGTACGCCGCCCCCGTCGGCTGGATCGACGCCGCCGGCAACGGCTCCTTCGCCGTCGCGCTCCGCTCGGCGGTCGCCTCGGGCGACGTCGCGACGCTCTTCGCCGGCGTGGGCGTCGTCGCCGACAGCGACCCGGACAGAGAGTGGGACGAGGTACAACTGAAGTACCGGCCGATTCTTGACGAACTGGAGAACTGA
- a CDS encoding sulfite oxidase-like oxidoreductase, whose protein sequence is MVTDVTDLYQAYGEDRLPPGQRETDRFPVLSKGGTPSWDRDSWKFEVWGAVDEELTLTFDEFRDLPSETQVQDFHCVTGWSKFDCEFTGVTFPTLAETAGVTDDAVHVMFHALDGYTTDLTLEECMRDEVMFVYEYDGEPLPADHGGPLRVVTPHKYAYKGAKWVSGVEFLTEHELGYWEKRGYSDTANPWNEERYS, encoded by the coding sequence ATGGTTACTGACGTCACCGATCTCTATCAGGCGTACGGTGAGGACAGACTCCCGCCGGGCCAGCGCGAGACCGACCGCTTTCCGGTCCTCTCGAAGGGCGGGACGCCTTCCTGGGACCGCGACTCGTGGAAGTTCGAAGTCTGGGGCGCGGTCGACGAGGAACTCACCCTGACGTTCGACGAGTTCAGAGACCTCCCGTCGGAGACCCAAGTCCAGGACTTCCACTGTGTCACCGGCTGGAGCAAGTTCGACTGCGAGTTCACGGGCGTCACCTTCCCGACGCTGGCAGAGACCGCAGGAGTCACCGACGACGCGGTCCACGTCATGTTCCACGCGCTCGACGGCTACACGACGGACCTCACCCTCGAGGAGTGCATGCGCGACGAGGTCATGTTCGTCTACGAGTACGACGGGGAACCCCTCCCCGCGGACCACGGTGGTCCCCTCCGCGTCGTCACCCCGCACAAATACGCCTACAAGGGCGCGAAGTGGGTCTCGGGCGTCGAGTTCCTCACGGAGCACGAGCTGGGCTACTGGGAGAAACGTGGCTACTCGGACACGGCCAACCCGTGGAACGAGGAGCGCTACAGCTAA
- a CDS encoding DUF7120 family protein, with protein MPKVEINIPEHLEMQIAQMVEQGEFLNREEAIEDLLSTGMKAYKTSGPMDDNEPGFEDDGMMGHEDEYVF; from the coding sequence ATGCCGAAAGTAGAGATCAACATCCCCGAACACCTCGAGATGCAGATCGCCCAGATGGTCGAACAGGGCGAGTTCCTGAACCGCGAGGAGGCCATCGAGGACCTCCTCTCAACCGGGATGAAGGCGTACAAGACCAGTGGTCCGATGGACGACAACGAACCGGGATTCGAAGACGACGGTATGATGGGCCACGAAGACGAGTACGTCTTCTGA
- a CDS encoding UPF0058 family protein — protein MHKDELLELHEQMVTIMDYFRSQDNVDSELFEPYEQLSVDPSHVHKSKSEHKHAVFVLGNALASAMSEDEFSSAGRVGKRMEELAEDAESKL, from the coding sequence ATGCACAAAGACGAACTCCTCGAACTTCACGAGCAGATGGTTACCATCATGGACTACTTCCGCTCGCAAGACAACGTCGACTCCGAACTCTTCGAACCGTACGAACAGCTGAGCGTCGACCCGTCGCACGTCCACAAATCCAAGAGCGAACACAAACACGCCGTCTTCGTGCTCGGCAACGCACTCGCCAGCGCGATGAGCGAAGACGAGTTCTCCAGTGCCGGCCGCGTCGGCAAGCGCATGGAAGAACTCGCCGAAGACGCCGAGTCGAAACTCTGA
- a CDS encoding rhomboid family intramembrane serine protease: MFAGIETVTLHRAAVVAAGLLALAVLWRLDASGRVGRRLRERFVLGVPWGTVVSVLLVLSVYLFVQGGLDYWYSPTVVPFTAWSYSYPLGMLTAAFSHSGAGHLVGNLVGTLTYGVVAEYAWGHYPRRRGVSTFSSWRTNPYVRAFVVFPAAVVVVGTLTSLFGLGPVVGFSGVVFAFAGFALVSYPLTTVLALVTGRVVNLTYNAFLNPVVGARSQPVFSTPWFADIAIQGHAFGLLVGVLLGLWLVQRRGDDLPPVRRLWAGMLLFAVSQSLWAVYWYRGNSQYVLYRAGGLALVTLLATLVVAAVHASDSRPLAWLARTADRGQPTEVGRADGGRPDADRQSDDETVRGWLASLSSRQLAAALLLFSTAALAGPAVGVNLLTNADSGLDGPGVDVRDYRITYAEDVQNEMVAVVDVEFFGETTTVDTSGVIVTSDERDIWTTAVSKSRLAFDGSVPVRVGGVGWRETLTATRQGWTVVGGDPVYRVTLTHDGETVPVYASPERQAGPVLAGHNVSFAANATNFTVGVETDSGVVRAPLPGKNETVTLAGIDFTREKRTIVARTTDGTELRIAAKEQYE; encoded by the coding sequence ATGTTCGCTGGTATCGAGACGGTGACACTCCACCGCGCGGCCGTCGTCGCCGCGGGGCTGCTCGCGCTCGCCGTCCTCTGGCGGCTCGACGCGTCGGGCCGCGTGGGCCGACGGCTCCGCGAGCGGTTCGTCCTCGGGGTGCCGTGGGGCACCGTCGTCTCCGTTCTCCTCGTCCTCTCCGTCTATCTCTTCGTGCAAGGCGGTCTCGACTACTGGTACTCGCCGACGGTCGTCCCCTTCACCGCGTGGTCCTACAGCTATCCGCTCGGGATGCTGACCGCCGCGTTCTCACACTCCGGCGCGGGCCATCTCGTCGGCAACCTCGTCGGCACCCTAACTTACGGCGTTGTCGCCGAGTACGCGTGGGGCCATTATCCGCGTCGGCGCGGCGTCTCGACGTTCTCCTCGTGGCGGACGAACCCCTACGTCCGGGCGTTCGTCGTCTTCCCGGCCGCCGTCGTCGTCGTCGGGACGCTGACCTCGCTGTTCGGACTCGGCCCGGTCGTCGGCTTCTCGGGCGTCGTCTTCGCCTTTGCCGGGTTCGCGCTCGTCTCCTACCCGCTGACGACCGTGCTCGCACTCGTCACCGGGCGGGTCGTCAATCTGACCTACAACGCCTTCTTGAACCCTGTCGTCGGCGCGCGGAGCCAGCCGGTCTTCTCGACGCCGTGGTTCGCCGACATCGCCATCCAGGGCCACGCGTTCGGACTTCTCGTCGGCGTGTTACTCGGGCTGTGGCTCGTCCAGCGTCGGGGCGACGACCTCCCCCCAGTCAGGCGGCTCTGGGCCGGGATGCTCTTGTTTGCGGTGTCGCAGTCGCTGTGGGCGGTCTACTGGTATCGCGGCAACAGCCAGTACGTCCTCTACCGCGCCGGAGGGCTGGCACTCGTCACACTTCTCGCGACGCTCGTCGTCGCGGCCGTCCACGCGAGTGACAGTCGGCCGCTGGCGTGGCTGGCCCGCACGGCCGACCGGGGACAGCCGACCGAGGTGGGGCGCGCCGACGGAGGCCGCCCGGACGCCGACCGACAGTCGGACGACGAGACGGTCCGGGGCTGGCTCGCGAGTCTGTCGAGCCGACAGCTCGCCGCCGCGCTCCTGCTGTTCAGCACGGCCGCGCTCGCCGGACCGGCCGTCGGCGTCAACCTCCTCACCAACGCCGACAGCGGTCTCGACGGTCCCGGCGTCGACGTGCGCGACTACCGAATCACCTACGCCGAGGACGTCCAAAACGAGATGGTCGCGGTCGTCGACGTGGAGTTCTTCGGCGAGACGACGACCGTCGACACCTCCGGCGTCATCGTCACCAGCGACGAGCGCGACATCTGGACGACCGCCGTCTCGAAGTCACGCTTGGCGTTCGACGGCAGCGTCCCGGTCCGCGTCGGCGGCGTCGGCTGGCGCGAGACGCTGACAGCGACCCGCCAGGGCTGGACGGTCGTCGGCGGCGACCCCGTTTACCGGGTCACGCTCACCCACGACGGCGAGACGGTGCCGGTCTACGCGTCGCCGGAGCGTCAGGCGGGACCGGTACTCGCCGGTCACAACGTCTCCTTTGCGGCCAACGCGACGAACTTCACCGTCGGCGTCGAGACCGACTCGGGCGTCGTGCGCGCGCCACTTCCGGGGAAAAACGAGACGGTGACGCTCGCGGGCATCGACTTCACGCGCGAGAAGCGGACCATCGTCGCGCGGACGACCGACGGGACGGAGCTACGGATTGCGGCGAAAGAACAGTACGAGTAG
- a CDS encoding METTL5 family protein, translating to MATKRALEAQLSVVAGFENPQAALEQYPTPPEIAAHVIHVADLQGDIDGRTVVDLGTGTGMLAFGAALRGPARVVGVEVDRDALATAQTNRVRVGTTTPIHWIQADATRAPLRIEEPVTVVMNPPFGAQDGHEGADRAFLVTAAEVADVSYSVHNAGSQEFVEAFAADNGGEVTHAFRATFTLDRQFDFHDAESKEIDTEVYRIEWT from the coding sequence ATGGCGACGAAACGCGCGTTGGAGGCCCAGCTGTCGGTCGTCGCCGGCTTCGAAAACCCCCAGGCCGCGCTCGAACAGTATCCGACGCCGCCGGAGATCGCGGCCCACGTCATCCACGTCGCCGACCTCCAGGGCGACATCGACGGCCGGACGGTCGTCGACCTCGGGACGGGCACGGGGATGCTCGCCTTCGGCGCGGCGTTGCGCGGCCCGGCCCGCGTCGTCGGCGTCGAGGTCGACCGCGACGCGCTCGCGACGGCCCAGACGAACCGCGTCCGCGTCGGGACGACCACACCCATCCACTGGATACAGGCCGACGCGACCCGCGCACCGCTCCGTATCGAAGAACCCGTCACCGTCGTCATGAACCCGCCATTCGGCGCGCAGGACGGCCACGAGGGCGCGGACAGAGCCTTCCTCGTCACCGCCGCCGAAGTCGCGGACGTCTCGTACTCCGTCCACAACGCCGGGAGCCAGGAGTTCGTCGAGGCCTTCGCCGCCGACAACGGGGGCGAGGTGACTCACGCCTTCCGCGCCACCTTCACCCTCGACCGGCAGTTCGACTTCCACGACGCCGAGTCCAAAGAGATCGACACCGAGGTCTACCGCATCGAGTGGACGTAA
- a CDS encoding lamin tail domain-containing protein, with protein sequence MAGARSLVVVVAVLLVSAGCLSPAGVGELTPAAGDASTETATATVADDLPGTPVPSTEPVVRATVVEVVDGDTVKIRYDNGTRDTVRLLGIDTPEVHAENTPGEFEGVPDTEQARQCLRQSGVRASNVVEDRLAGERVGLGFDENEGRRGYYDRLLAYVYLDGEQVNYRLVAEGHARVYDSEFVEGERYYAAEERARDAGRGLWTCTTATADGGETTASDGGQAERTADATLDISVHADAAGPDGDNLTDEYVTLTNTGDDALAVGGWTVSDEADHVYRISEGTTIAPGGSLTVYTGSGSDTETDRYWGRNSPVWNNDGDTVTVRDARGTTAATRTYG encoded by the coding sequence ATGGCTGGCGCGCGTTCGCTCGTCGTCGTAGTCGCCGTACTTCTCGTCTCTGCTGGCTGTCTCTCACCGGCCGGAGTTGGGGAGCTGACCCCGGCCGCTGGCGACGCCTCGACGGAGACTGCGACCGCGACCGTCGCAGACGACCTCCCCGGGACGCCCGTGCCCTCCACCGAGCCGGTCGTCCGGGCCACCGTCGTCGAAGTCGTCGACGGCGACACCGTGAAGATCCGGTACGACAACGGGACCCGCGACACCGTCCGGCTGCTCGGCATCGACACGCCCGAAGTCCACGCGGAGAACACGCCCGGCGAGTTCGAGGGCGTCCCCGACACCGAGCAGGCCCGGCAGTGTCTCCGCCAGTCCGGCGTCCGCGCGAGCAACGTCGTCGAAGACCGGCTCGCGGGCGAGCGGGTCGGACTCGGCTTCGACGAGAACGAGGGTCGCCGCGGCTACTACGACCGCTTGCTCGCCTACGTCTACCTCGACGGCGAACAGGTCAACTACCGCCTCGTCGCCGAAGGCCACGCCCGCGTCTACGACAGCGAGTTCGTCGAAGGCGAGCGGTACTACGCAGCCGAAGAACGTGCCCGCGACGCTGGCCGCGGCCTCTGGACCTGTACGACGGCCACCGCGGACGGCGGTGAGACGACAGCCAGCGACGGCGGCCAAGCCGAGCGCACGGCCGACGCGACGCTCGACATCTCGGTCCACGCCGACGCGGCCGGACCCGACGGCGACAACCTGACCGACGAGTACGTCACGCTCACCAACACGGGCGACGACGCCCTCGCTGTCGGCGGCTGGACGGTCAGCGACGAGGCGGACCACGTCTACAGGATTTCCGAGGGGACGACGATTGCCCCCGGTGGGTCGCTCACGGTGTACACCGGCAGCGGGAGCGACACCGAGACCGACCGCTACTGGGGTCGGAACTCCCCCGTCTGGAACAACGACGGCGATACCGTGACCGTCCGCGACGCCCGAGGGACGACGGCTGCGACTCGGACCTACGGATGA
- a CDS encoding transcription initiation factor IIB, which yields MERPTRQRQQAQEVEQEADENVNCPECESTDIITDADQGELVCNDCGLVIDERSIDRGPEWRAFNHSERQSKSRVGAPITETMHDRGLTTTIDWKDKDAYGRSLSSEKRSQMHRLRKWQERIRTKDAGERNLQFALSEIDRMASALGVPRSVREVASVIYRRALNEDLIRGRSIEGVATSALYAACRQEGIPRSLDEVAEVSRVPQKEIGRTYRYISQELGLELKPVDPKQFVPRFASALELSEEVQAKAVEIIDVSAEKGLLSGKSPTGFAAAAIYAASLLCNEKKTQREVADVAQVTEVTIRNRYQEQIEAMGFR from the coding sequence ATGGAGCGTCCTACCCGTCAGCGTCAGCAAGCGCAAGAGGTCGAACAGGAAGCGGACGAGAACGTGAACTGTCCGGAGTGTGAATCGACGGACATCATCACGGACGCAGACCAGGGGGAGTTGGTGTGCAACGACTGCGGCCTCGTTATCGACGAACGCTCCATCGACCGCGGTCCCGAGTGGCGGGCGTTCAACCACTCCGAACGGCAGTCGAAATCGCGTGTCGGTGCTCCCATCACCGAGACGATGCACGACCGCGGGCTGACGACGACAATCGACTGGAAGGACAAGGACGCCTACGGCCGGTCGCTCTCCTCGGAGAAACGAAGCCAGATGCACCGCCTCCGCAAGTGGCAGGAGCGAATCCGGACGAAGGACGCGGGCGAGCGTAACCTCCAGTTCGCACTCAGCGAGATCGACCGCATGGCGAGCGCGCTCGGCGTTCCCCGGTCGGTACGCGAGGTCGCATCGGTCATCTACCGACGCGCGCTCAACGAGGACCTGATTCGCGGCCGCTCCATCGAGGGCGTCGCCACGAGCGCGCTCTACGCCGCCTGCCGACAGGAGGGTATCCCCCGAAGCCTCGACGAAGTTGCCGAAGTCTCACGGGTTCCCCAGAAAGAGATCGGCCGTACCTACCGCTACATCTCCCAAGAACTCGGTCTCGAACTCAAGCCCGTCGACCCCAAGCAGTTCGTCCCCCGGTTCGCGAGCGCGCTGGAACTGAGCGAAGAGGTCCAGGCGAAGGCCGTCGAGATCATCGACGTCTCCGCCGAGAAGGGTCTCCTGTCCGGCAAGTCGCCGACTGGGTTCGCGGCCGCCGCCATCTACGCTGCCTCGCTACTCTGTAACGAGAAGAAGACCCAACGGGAGGTCGCCGACGTCGCGCAGGTGACGGAGGTCACCATCCGCAACCGGTATCAAGAACAGATCGAAGCGATGGGCTTCCGCTGA
- a CDS encoding flippase activity-associated protein Agl23 has product MSNARDPTPSSGRSRVTLAVAAVALLALTARLVGLGSRPFHWDEARVGYWTLRAMESGVFEYRPVAGGPFLYLVDQPVFALLGVTDASARLVVALIGGLLPLAALLFRGRLTDDETLVFATILAFSPTFVYYSRFLRGDLPLAAFSLVALGCLVRLVDTGRRRYLYGATLAGALAVTTSGFVVGYVAAWLAAAALLFDHARVYGEDRQTVLDRLTRYTRTLRDWATPLARSFLLAFAVVVFFYAPRGLEGADLWDPLTIPAVLDEALFGSVRKFVGVRVEFRDGHEFLSYVVGYAELLVVLAAPVVVLALVGFVVERYLGKNRPVVAFASYWAGASLLFFPVITELNAPWVVLHSLAPLSILAAVGGGKVVAFGRRAVADRNAARTGIAALLLVAVVVQAGALTASSVYGESDRDNRLAQYGQPAGDLHALHQNASAAMADNSGIDVVYVGDRFFTVSEASNGQPPVPEAWGERLPLPWYFERADAETASIVNASRLDEFESQPPVVVADPQYRSTLDSRLDGYRMTEYELALWNREVVVYTRQ; this is encoded by the coding sequence ATGTCGAACGCGCGCGACCCCACGCCGTCGTCCGGACGGAGTCGGGTCACCCTCGCCGTCGCCGCCGTCGCCCTCCTCGCGTTGACGGCGCGTCTCGTCGGTCTCGGCTCGCGGCCCTTCCACTGGGACGAGGCCCGTGTCGGCTACTGGACGCTCCGCGCCATGGAGTCGGGCGTCTTCGAGTACCGCCCCGTCGCCGGTGGTCCCTTCCTCTATCTGGTCGACCAGCCCGTCTTCGCGCTGCTCGGCGTCACTGACGCCTCCGCCCGCCTCGTCGTCGCGCTCATCGGCGGCCTGCTCCCGCTCGCTGCCCTCCTCTTTCGCGGCCGGCTCACCGACGACGAGACACTCGTCTTCGCGACGATTCTCGCGTTCTCGCCGACGTTCGTCTACTACTCGCGGTTCCTCCGTGGCGACCTCCCGCTTGCGGCCTTCTCGCTCGTCGCCCTCGGCTGTCTCGTCCGACTCGTCGACACCGGCCGCCGCCGGTATCTCTACGGCGCGACGCTCGCCGGCGCGCTCGCGGTGACGACCTCGGGCTTCGTCGTCGGCTACGTCGCCGCGTGGCTCGCCGCGGCCGCACTGCTCTTCGACCACGCCCGCGTCTACGGCGAGGACCGACAGACCGTTCTCGACCGGCTGACACGCTACACGCGGACGCTCCGTGACTGGGCGACGCCACTCGCTCGGAGCTTCCTCCTCGCGTTCGCCGTCGTCGTCTTCTTCTACGCACCCCGCGGGCTGGAGGGAGCCGACCTCTGGGACCCACTGACCATCCCCGCGGTCCTCGACGAGGCACTGTTCGGGTCGGTGCGGAAGTTCGTCGGCGTCCGCGTCGAGTTCCGCGACGGCCACGAGTTCCTCTCGTACGTCGTCGGCTACGCGGAACTGCTCGTCGTGCTCGCGGCTCCCGTCGTCGTCCTCGCGCTGGTCGGCTTCGTCGTCGAGCGCTACCTCGGGAAGAACCGCCCCGTCGTCGCCTTCGCGAGCTACTGGGCGGGGGCGTCGCTGCTCTTCTTCCCGGTCATCACCGAGTTGAACGCGCCGTGGGTCGTCCTCCACAGCCTCGCGCCGCTGAGCATCCTCGCGGCCGTCGGCGGCGGAAAGGTCGTCGCCTTCGGCCGCCGCGCGGTCGCCGACCGGAACGCCGCTCGAACCGGTATCGCGGCACTCCTGCTCGTCGCCGTCGTCGTCCAGGCCGGAGCACTCACGGCCTCGTCGGTCTACGGCGAGTCGGACCGCGACAACCGGCTGGCCCAGTACGGCCAGCCCGCCGGAGACCTCCACGCGCTGCATCAAAACGCCTCGGCCGCGATGGCAGACAACAGCGGCATCGACGTGGTCTACGTCGGCGACCGGTTCTTTACCGTCTCGGAAGCGTCCAACGGCCAGCCGCCGGTCCCCGAGGCGTGGGGCGAACGGCTGCCGCTGCCGTGGTACTTCGAGCGGGCCGACGCCGAGACGGCGAGCATCGTCAACGCCAGCCGCCTCGACGAGTTCGAGTCACAGCCACCCGTCGTCGTCGCCGACCCACAGTACCGCAGCACGCTCGACAGCCGATTGGACGGCTACCGGATGACGGAGTACGAACTCGCGCTGTGGAACCGTGAGGTCGTCGTCTACACGCGACAGTAG
- a CDS encoding universal stress protein, which yields MYAEILLPSDGSDAAAVATEHALNLAQRYDAQLHVLYVVDQSAVGGMMSESQLVASALEREGNEVVEAVAQLAGDHGVDVTTSVVTGHPSRTILDYAADHDVDLVVMGTHGRSGIDRYLLGSVTERVVRRADVPVLAVRETEYSASADRD from the coding sequence ATGTACGCCGAAATCCTCCTCCCCAGCGACGGCAGCGACGCGGCGGCCGTCGCCACCGAACACGCACTGAACCTCGCCCAGCGGTACGACGCACAGCTCCACGTCCTCTACGTCGTCGACCAGTCGGCGGTCGGAGGGATGATGAGCGAGTCACAACTCGTCGCCAGCGCGCTCGAAAGGGAGGGGAATGAGGTGGTCGAGGCGGTCGCACAGCTCGCCGGTGACCACGGCGTCGACGTCACCACGAGCGTCGTCACCGGCCATCCCTCGCGGACGATTCTGGACTACGCGGCCGACCACGACGTCGACCTGGTCGTCATGGGCACACACGGCCGGAGCGGTATCGACCGCTATCTGCTCGGCAGTGTCACGGAGCGCGTCGTCCGCAGGGCCGACGTGCCGGTGTTGGCAGTTCGTGAGACCGAATATTCGGCGTCGGCGGACCGCGACTAG